One window of the Eucalyptus grandis isolate ANBG69807.140 chromosome 6, ASM1654582v1, whole genome shotgun sequence genome contains the following:
- the LOC120294723 gene encoding V-type proton ATPase subunit e1: protein MGFLVTTLIFAVIGIIASLCTRICCNRGPSTNLFYLTLIITATVCCWMMWAIVYLAQMKPLIVPILNEGE, encoded by the exons ATGGGGTTCTTGGTGACGACGCTGATCTTCGCCGTGATCGGGATCATCGCGTCGCTCTGCACCAGAATCTGCTGCAACCGAGGGCCTTCAACGAATCT GTTCTATCTAACGTTGATTATTACAGCAACAGTGTGTTGTTGGATGAT GTGGGCAATTGTATATCTCGCTCAAATGAAACCGCTGATTGTCCCTATTCTGAATGAGGGGGAATGA
- the LOC120286021 gene encoding transcription initiation factor TFIID subunit 6-like isoform X1, giving the protein MSTFVPKESIEVLAQTIGVPNLASDVAVAVASDVEYHLREIMQEAIKCMRHSRRTALTVDDVDSALKLRNVEPIYGFASSDALRFKRAAGHNDLFYVDEKDVEFKDIVDAPLPRAPLDTAVSAHWLAIEGVQPAIPESPAFEGLTAASDGKKYENREDGISIDIKLPIRIVLSRELQLYFEKIRKLTISNSDSVLFDQALVSLATDSGLHPLTPYFTQFIADEVTRNLSKISLLFALVRIVGSLLQNPHVHIEPYLHQLMPSIITCLVTKRLGNRLSDNHWELRNMSASLVASICKRYGHVYHNLQPRVIRTLVHAFLDPKKSLPQHYGAIKGLAALGPSVVRLLIIPNLEPYLQLLSSELLPENQRNEIKRLEAWRVYGALLSAAGLCMYNRLKMLPNLLSPPTRAVWKTNGKVATSRMVTISNKRRASSDNLRQQPPLKRVATEGMIGGMPANSMQGVGSGFSGAVGGPGVSVLRQLPSEGTSGRDPGGGSTSKTSNALAQAWKEDVNAGHLLASLFEYFGESMFCFTPKPELSFFL; this is encoded by the exons atgagCACGTTCGTGCCGAAGGAGTCCATCGAGGTCCTCGCGCAGACCATCGGCGTTCCCAATTTGGCCTCCgatgtcgccgtcgccgtcgcgtcCGACGTCGAGTACCACCTCCGAGAGATTATGCAG GAGGCGATCAAATGCATGCGCCACTCGAGGAGAACAGCACTGACTGTTGACGACGTGGACAGCGCTCTTAAATTGAGAAATGTGGAG CCAATATACGGATTCGCCTCCAGTGATGCACTGCGATTCAAAAGAGCTGCTGGACATAATGACCTGTTTTATGTAGATGAGAAGGACGTGGAATTCAAAGAT ATCGTTGATGCACCTTTGCCGAGAGCTCCACTTGATACAGCAGTTTCTGCTCATTGGTTAGCGATTGAAGGGGTTCAGCCTGCAATTCCGGAAAGCCCTGCTTTTGAAG GACTTACAGCGGCATCAGATGGCAAAAAGTATGAAAACAGGGAAGATGGAATTTCCATTGACATCAAATTACCCATTAGGATTGTACTATCTAGGGAGCTTCAG ctatattttgagaaaattagaaaacttaCTATTAGCAATTCGGATTCTGTCCTCTTTGACCAAGCACTTGTAAGCTTGGCCACTGACTCGGGTCTTCATCCTCTGACTCCTTATTTTACGCAGTTTATTGCTGATGAG GTTACACGAAATTTGAGCAAGATCTCTTTGCTTTTTGCCCTAGTGCGCATTGTGGGAAGCCTTCTTCAAAATCCACACGTTCATATTGAACCCTAT CTGCACCAATTGATGCCATCTATTATTACTTGTCTTGTTACCAAAAGATTGGGTAATCGGTTAAGTGACAATCACTGGGAGCTCAGAAACATGTCAGCGAGTCTGGTTGCTTCAATATGTAAAAG ATACGGGCATGTTTACCATAATCTGCAGCCGCGTGTCATACGGACCCTTGTTCATGCTTTCCTTGATCCAAAGAAGTCATTGCCTCAGCATTATGGTGCAATCAAAGGATTAGCAGCGCTTGGACCTAGTGTG GTTCGGCTGCTGATAATACCAAATCTTGAGCCTTATCTGCAACTTCTTTCATCAGAATTGTTGCCTGAGAATCAAAGAAATGAGATAAAGAGGCTTGAAGCCTGGCGTGTTTATGGAGCACTGCTG AGTGCGGCTGGCCTTTGTATGTACAATCGACTAAAGATGCTCCCCAATTTGCTCTCACCCCCAACTCGTGCTGTTTGGAAGACCAACGGGAAGGTTGCGACGTCAAGGATGGTCACGATATCAA ATAAACGAAGAGCGAGCTCGGATAACTTAAGGCAGCAACCGCCACTGAAAAGAGTAGCCACAGAGGGAATGATTGGTGGCATGCCTGCTAATTCCATGCAAGGAGTAGGGAGCGGATTTTCAGGGGCAGTGGGGGGTCCTGGTGTTTCTGTATTGCGTCAATTGCCCAGTGAAGGCACCTCAGGAAGGGATCCCGGTGGCGGCTCAACTTCAAAGACATCAAACGCCTTAGCCCAGGCTTGGAAAGAGGATGTGAATGCTGGACACTTGCTCGCCTCGCTGTTTGAATATTTCGGCGAAAGCATGTTCTGCTTCACTCCGAAGCCCGAGTTGTCCTTTTTTTTGTGA
- the LOC120286021 gene encoding transcription initiation factor TFIID subunit 6-like isoform X2 gives MSTFVPKESIEVLAQTIGVPNLASDVAVAVASDVEYHLREIMQEAIKCMRHSRRTALTVDDVDSALKLRNVEPIYGFASSDALRFKRAAGHNDLFYVDEKDVEFKDIVDAPLPRAPLDTAVSAHWLAIEGVQPAIPESPAFEGLTAASDGKKYENREDGISIDIKLPIRIVLSRELQLYFEKIRKLTISNSDSVLFDQALVSLATDSGLHPLTPYFTQFIADECALWEAFFKIHTFILNPIYGHVYHNLQPRVIRTLVHAFLDPKKSLPQHYGAIKGLAALGPSVVRLLIIPNLEPYLQLLSSELLPENQRNEIKRLEAWRVYGALLSAAGLCMYNRLKMLPNLLSPPTRAVWKTNGKVATSRMVTISNKRRASSDNLRQQPPLKRVATEGMIGGMPANSMQGVGSGFSGAVGGPGVSVLRQLPSEGTSGRDPGGGSTSKTSNALAQAWKEDVNAGHLLASLFEYFGESMFCFTPKPELSFFL, from the exons atgagCACGTTCGTGCCGAAGGAGTCCATCGAGGTCCTCGCGCAGACCATCGGCGTTCCCAATTTGGCCTCCgatgtcgccgtcgccgtcgcgtcCGACGTCGAGTACCACCTCCGAGAGATTATGCAG GAGGCGATCAAATGCATGCGCCACTCGAGGAGAACAGCACTGACTGTTGACGACGTGGACAGCGCTCTTAAATTGAGAAATGTGGAG CCAATATACGGATTCGCCTCCAGTGATGCACTGCGATTCAAAAGAGCTGCTGGACATAATGACCTGTTTTATGTAGATGAGAAGGACGTGGAATTCAAAGAT ATCGTTGATGCACCTTTGCCGAGAGCTCCACTTGATACAGCAGTTTCTGCTCATTGGTTAGCGATTGAAGGGGTTCAGCCTGCAATTCCGGAAAGCCCTGCTTTTGAAG GACTTACAGCGGCATCAGATGGCAAAAAGTATGAAAACAGGGAAGATGGAATTTCCATTGACATCAAATTACCCATTAGGATTGTACTATCTAGGGAGCTTCAG ctatattttgagaaaattagaaaacttaCTATTAGCAATTCGGATTCTGTCCTCTTTGACCAAGCACTTGTAAGCTTGGCCACTGACTCGGGTCTTCATCCTCTGACTCCTTATTTTACGCAGTTTATTGCTGATGAG TGCGCATTGTGGGAAGCCTTCTTCAAAATCCACACGTTCATATTGAACCCTAT ATACGGGCATGTTTACCATAATCTGCAGCCGCGTGTCATACGGACCCTTGTTCATGCTTTCCTTGATCCAAAGAAGTCATTGCCTCAGCATTATGGTGCAATCAAAGGATTAGCAGCGCTTGGACCTAGTGTG GTTCGGCTGCTGATAATACCAAATCTTGAGCCTTATCTGCAACTTCTTTCATCAGAATTGTTGCCTGAGAATCAAAGAAATGAGATAAAGAGGCTTGAAGCCTGGCGTGTTTATGGAGCACTGCTG AGTGCGGCTGGCCTTTGTATGTACAATCGACTAAAGATGCTCCCCAATTTGCTCTCACCCCCAACTCGTGCTGTTTGGAAGACCAACGGGAAGGTTGCGACGTCAAGGATGGTCACGATATCAA ATAAACGAAGAGCGAGCTCGGATAACTTAAGGCAGCAACCGCCACTGAAAAGAGTAGCCACAGAGGGAATGATTGGTGGCATGCCTGCTAATTCCATGCAAGGAGTAGGGAGCGGATTTTCAGGGGCAGTGGGGGGTCCTGGTGTTTCTGTATTGCGTCAATTGCCCAGTGAAGGCACCTCAGGAAGGGATCCCGGTGGCGGCTCAACTTCAAAGACATCAAACGCCTTAGCCCAGGCTTGGAAAGAGGATGTGAATGCTGGACACTTGCTCGCCTCGCTGTTTGAATATTTCGGCGAAAGCATGTTCTGCTTCACTCCGAAGCCCGAGTTGTCCTTTTTTTTGTGA